Proteins from one Desulfitobacterium chlororespirans DSM 11544 genomic window:
- a CDS encoding ferritin-like domain-containing protein, whose product MAMNDNNTNTCRYRVDVPYPPVRVAGLNPVYACEMLGNMGDAVSEMSDVTRYFYISVVTKPQYSWISGCFRDISIVEMHHLNIFAELALLLGADPRLWSCRDCMQWWSPSYIGYPHGVRALIAESIQAEEAAIRKYSHQADTICDMNIVAILRRIIQDEVHHLQIFREMYQQV is encoded by the coding sequence ATGGCGATGAATGATAACAACACCAACACATGTCGGTACAGGGTGGATGTGCCGTATCCGCCGGTGCGGGTGGCCGGCCTAAATCCCGTTTATGCCTGTGAAATGCTTGGTAACATGGGGGACGCCGTTTCCGAAATGAGCGATGTTACTCGGTATTTCTATATCTCCGTTGTGACGAAACCCCAGTATAGTTGGATCTCAGGCTGCTTTCGCGATATCAGCATCGTTGAAATGCACCATCTCAATATATTCGCCGAGCTCGCCCTGCTGCTGGGAGCGGACCCACGGCTTTGGAGCTGCCGGGATTGTATGCAATGGTGGTCCCCTTCCTATATCGGTTATCCTCACGGGGTGCGTGCTCTGATCGCTGAATCAATCCAAGCAGAGGAAGCAGCCATCCGCAAATATTCCCATCAGGCGGATACCATCTGCGATATGAATATTGTGGCCATCTTACGCCGCATCATCCAGGACGAGGTGCACCATCTCCAGATTTTCAGAGAGATGTACCAGCAGGTTTAA
- a CDS encoding cupin domain-containing protein, which produces MKKILNIDNMPREHIDDPDFQSKMQTLLIGNALGCEKIYVNIDYVKPGGKSVKYHSHSKQEEFFLIMQGSGLLRMNGEEVSIKTGDVISKPAGQEIAHQFINNGSEILQILDAGTREKDDIATYPDENVVFIRNKGLVFDIKDSMKGWTSDPNS; this is translated from the coding sequence ATGAAGAAAATATTAAACATTGATAACATGCCCAGGGAGCATATCGATGATCCGGATTTTCAATCAAAAATGCAAACCTTATTAATCGGTAACGCTTTGGGATGTGAAAAAATCTATGTCAACATCGACTATGTAAAACCAGGCGGCAAGAGCGTAAAATATCATTCCCATTCAAAGCAAGAGGAGTTTTTTCTCATCATGCAGGGGAGTGGTCTATTGAGGATGAATGGGGAAGAGGTGTCCATTAAAACGGGTGATGTCATTTCCAAACCTGCCGGTCAGGAGATCGCCCATCAATTCATTAACAATGGTTCGGAGATTCTGCAGATACTTGATGCAGGTACTCGTGAAAAGGATGATATTGCGACATATCCTGATGAAAACGTAGTCTTTATAAGGAACAAAGGTTTGGTTTTTGATATTAAAGATAGTATGAAAGGCTGGACCTCCGATCCGAATTCATAA